CTTTATCATTATGGGACTGATTGCCGCTTGCTTAGCAGCACCGATTGTCTCAACATGGTTTTGGCGTCAAAGACTCCTCATAGACCGAGGAGCTGGCATTATTTTTATCATTCTCGGTGCTGGTTTCGTTCTTGAAACGCTTCCACACCCTTCCCTTGCCACCTTCATGACAAAATTTATTTTATAATTTCTTTCTTTCAAGATTTGACCTGCCGCAAAAAATATCTTATCAATTTTTGTAACAAGAGAGATTTCTCTTGAAACAGTGAGGGGGGCAGTCTTTTTCCTCTCTTTCTTTACATCACGCTCTAAAACTTGATGGATCGTTACTTTGGCTTGCGCTATCCTAGTGTACTGCCATTTTTCAAAGCTCAAATTCTTTCGAAAAAATCTCGCTTTGCTTATTGCTAAATCTTTCCAGAATTTTTCTTATATTTTTGCCTATGTTGCTGACCAATGACGCATCATCTGCCATACAGTCACATATCCGATCCTCTATGAGAGCTATATTTTTTAATTTGAGAAAAACGAATGCATCTTGCTGAACTGAAGACAAAGAAAGCCTCTGAACTCATTTTGATGGCAGAAGAGCTTGAAATTGAAAATGCCTCCAATCTGCGCCAGCAGGATCTTACCTTCGCTATTTTAAAGGCTTTGGCAGATGATGAGCAGGCCGTTTTTGGGGATGGAACCCTTGAAATCATGCCAGACGGTTTCGGTTTTTTACGCTCCTCCACAGCCAACTATCTTCCTGGTGCGAACGATATCTATATCTCTCCTCAGCAGATTAGAAAATTCGGCCTTCGCCCCGGTGATACGATTGAAGGTGAACTTAAAGCCCCTGGAGAAAACGAACGTTATTTCAGCGTTGAAAAACTTACAGCCATCAATTTTTCAGAACCTGAAAAAGCACGACACCGCGTTAATTTCGACAATTTAACCCCCCTTTATCCTGACCAGCAGCTTCGATTAGAAGTGCCCCTGATTGAAGAAAAAGAAAAAAGAACCACCGCCGTTTCTAAAAACGGTAAAGGTAAAAAAGACAATAAAGATTATACAGCCCGTGTGATTGACCTTGTTGCCCCTATCGGTATGGGACAACGTGCCCTCATTGTTGCGCCGCCACGGACAGGTAAAACCGTGATGTTGCAATCTATTGCACAATCCATCACGATCAATAATCCCGATGTTTCTCTTATCGTGCTTCTCATTGACGAACGTCCTGAAGAAGTCACTGATATGGCACGCTCCGTGCGGGGGGAAGTCGTTTCCTCCACCTTTGATGAGCCGGCAAAGCGCCATGTTGAAGTAGCCGAAATGGTCATGGAAAAGGCAAAGCGCCTTGTTGAAAATGGCCGTGATGTTGTGATCTTACTTGATTCCATCACCCGCCTCGCCAGAGCCTATAATACGGTTGTGCCTTCTTCGGGAAAAGTTTTAACAGGGGGTGTGGATGCCAATGCGCTCCAACGTCCAAAACGCTTCTTTGGTGCAGCACGTAATATCGAAGCCGGCGGCTCATTGACGATTATTGCCACCGCTTTAATTGAAACAGGCTCACGCATGGATGAGGTCATTTTTGAAGAGTTTAAAGGAACGGGCAACTCCGAACTTGTTCTTGATCGGAAACTCTCTGATAAACGTACCTTCCCTGCGATTGACATTATTAAATCAGGCACACGTAAGGAAGAACTTCTCGTTGACCGTGCCGAGCTTTCGAAAATGTGGGTCTTACGCCGCTTGCTTTCAACAATGGGAGCACAAGAAGGCATGGACTTCCTGCTTGATAAATTACGCTACAGCAAATCCAATGCCGATTTTTTCGAAGCGATGAATAATTAGTATTTCCTCATCCTAAAAAGTCACAATAAAAGCTTAAGGCAAAATGCCTTAAGCTTTTATTTTATCTAAGCGCTTCTTTTTCATTCCCAGCATACCAATATCTATGACACTGGAAAGAAAACTTTCCGACAAAATATAAAAGGTATGCAGTTATGGCGAAAATATTATGCGTTCTCTATCCAGATCCTCAAGCAGGCTATCCACCGCAATATATCCGTGAGCTGCAGCCCTCTCTCAAAGGGCCTTATGCAAACGAGCTTTTGAATCTGCCAGAGAAAATCCGACCTACGGAAAGTCTCCTTGAACATCAAGAAGCACTCTATAAGCATTTTGTGAAAGAGCAGGATAACCAACTCCTTGGATGCGTTTCCGGTAAGCTTGGACTAGAAAAATGGTGCCATGAAAATGGACACGAACTCATCGTCATTTCCAATAAAGATGGCAAGAATTCTGATTTCGATAAATATCTGCCAGAAGCGGATATCGTCATTTCACAACCTTTTTGGCCGGCCTATCTGACAAAAGAACGCTTGCAAAAAGCCAAAAATCTTAAACTTGCGATCACGGCAGGCATTGGTTCTGACCATGTGGATCTCAAAGCCGCTTCGGAAAGAAATGTCTCCGTCGTTGAGGCTACAGGCTCCAACTCTATCTCTGTGGCCGAACATATTGTCATGATGACCCTTTCACTCGTTCGGAACTACTTGCCATCACACGCTTTAGCCGTGAATGGGGTCTGGAATATCGCCGATTGCGTTTCCCGCAGCTACGATATTGCCAATATGCGTTTTGGCGCTGTCGGTGCCGGACGTATTGGATTCGCTGTTCTTAAACGCCTTAAAGCCTTTGATTGCGAACTCCATTACACCCAACGAACCCGCTTGCCAGAAGACGTTGAAAAGGAATATGGCCTGATCTTTCACAAGACGCCCGAAGATATGGCACCGCATGTGGATATTATAAGTGCGCACCTACCGCTTTATCCGGCAACACGGCATTTGTTTAACGAGAAACTCTTCTCCAAGATGAATCGTGGCACTTACCTGATTAACTGCTCACGTGGTGAATTGGTGGATATGGATGCGTTAGCAAAAGCGCAAAAAGAAGGCAAAATTGCCGCTTATGCTGGCGATGTCTGGTTCCCTCAGCCGGCACCGGCAGACCATCCTTGGCGGACAATGCCCTTTAACGGTATGACACCGCACATGTCTGGAACTTCTTTAACGGCACAAGCCCGTTATACGTCCATCACGCATGAAATCCTTAAAAATTTTCTCACGGATAAGCCTATCCCTGAAGATTATTACATCGTTAAAGGACATGAACTCAGCGGCACAGGCGCAAAGTCCTATCAGCTCTGATTCAAATAACTTTTCAAAACAAAAACCGGCTTCTTAGAGGCCGGTTTTTTTTGCTTTAAAATAGCTATTTTTGAATCGAAAAGAGGCATTAGATTCTCTTCTTTTCAACAGGAGCCTTTTCTCTGTGGCAACGAGGGCGATACAAAAATCTCCCTCCTTGAAGATGAGCAAAAAAGAAAGATAGCCATATTCTGGTTAAATATTTAACTTCCACAATACGACATACGCCCCAATGCCACTTCTCTTATTCCTTTAAAAGAGACTTTTACTGATTCAAGAAATGCTTTTCTAAATTCAAAAGAAATTCTTTATTTTCCGAGCCGCCAAAGGAATATTCCCCAACCCTACCATTTTTCGGCAAAACACGGTGGCAAGGAATTAAAATAGGTAAAGGATTAGCCCCCGTTGCGTTTCCAACAGCCCTTGGCGATGTTTTTAATTTTTCCGCAATCTCACCGTAAGTTATTGTCTCTCCATAAGGAATCTTGGCAATTTCTTTCCAAACATTTTTTTGAAAAGCCGTTCCAAAAGGCACAAGCTTAAGGTCAGAGAAATCTTTACACTTACCGTCAAAATAATCTTGCAAAGCATTTTCTGCCCTGCTTAAAACAGCATTTCCTGTCTCCTGATCTCGTCCCCATCCTTCGTCAACGGAAACAATGCCCATTCCCTCACCAAAATCATCTGCGCTGAGCGTGATTTCCCCAATCGGGCTATGAAAAGATTTCTGTCCCATCTTTATTTCCTTTATGCTTAGGCTCTGTTTTTAAATTCACTCTTTCTTTAAAATAGCCTCATGTCCTTAGAAATAAATAGCCACTCCTCTTTAAAAAACGCCAAAGAAATTATTTTTGCCCTTGCCAGCGGCGGCGGTGCCCTACGCCAACCAATCGCCGTTATGCGAGTCAGTGGCAAACATTGCGGCGATCTTCTTGAAAAAATCGCCGGCAAGCTTCCGGCTCCCCGTATGGCAAGTCTGCGAACCTTAATCTACCAAGAGGAAACGCTAGATCAGGCTTTGATTCTCTGGATGCCCGGCCCAAATTCTTACACAGGGGAAGATAGTTTTGAATTGCATCTTCATGGCGCTTCTGCCGTTATTGAAGCTGTGGGAGAAGCCTTAAGCCAATTAGGTGCGCGCCCTGCGGAAGCTGGCGAATTTACAAAAAGAGCCCTCCATAACGGCAAAATGGATCTTTTACAGGCAGAGGCTGTGTGTGATTTAGTGGAGGCAGAAAGTGCAGCACAACGCCGCCAAGCACTTGGGCAAGTGGAAGGCGGATTAAGCAGACTTTCTAACCAATGGCAAAGCCAGATGACCCAACTTCTTGCGCAGTTGGAAGCACAAGCAGATTTTCCTGAAGATACCGAAAACGAGATCGGAGAAAATCCAATAATCAAGGAGATTCAGGCGCTTCTTACCGAAATCCAGTCACATCTTTCAAATCGATCCGGCGAGA
The sequence above is drawn from the Acetobacteraceae bacterium genome and encodes:
- a CDS encoding methylated-DNA--[protein]-cysteine S-methyltransferase codes for the protein MGQKSFHSPIGEITLSADDFGEGMGIVSVDEGWGRDQETGNAVLSRAENALQDYFDGKCKDFSDLKLVPFGTAFQKNVWKEIAKIPYGETITYGEIAEKLKTSPRAVGNATGANPLPILIPCHRVLPKNGRVGEYSFGGSENKEFLLNLEKHFLNQ
- the rho gene encoding transcription termination factor Rho, which gives rise to MHLAELKTKKASELILMAEELEIENASNLRQQDLTFAILKALADDEQAVFGDGTLEIMPDGFGFLRSSTANYLPGANDIYISPQQIRKFGLRPGDTIEGELKAPGENERYFSVEKLTAINFSEPEKARHRVNFDNLTPLYPDQQLRLEVPLIEEKEKRTTAVSKNGKGKKDNKDYTARVIDLVAPIGMGQRALIVAPPRTGKTVMLQSIAQSITINNPDVSLIVLLIDERPEEVTDMARSVRGEVVSSTFDEPAKRHVEVAEMVMEKAKRLVENGRDVVILLDSITRLARAYNTVVPSSGKVLTGGVDANALQRPKRFFGAARNIEAGGSLTIIATALIETGSRMDEVIFEEFKGTGNSELVLDRKLSDKRTFPAIDIIKSGTRKEELLVDRAELSKMWVLRRLLSTMGAQEGMDFLLDKLRYSKSNADFFEAMNN
- a CDS encoding NAD-dependent formate dehydrogenase; protein product: MAKILCVLYPDPQAGYPPQYIRELQPSLKGPYANELLNLPEKIRPTESLLEHQEALYKHFVKEQDNQLLGCVSGKLGLEKWCHENGHELIVISNKDGKNSDFDKYLPEADIVISQPFWPAYLTKERLQKAKNLKLAITAGIGSDHVDLKAASERNVSVVEATGSNSISVAEHIVMMTLSLVRNYLPSHALAVNGVWNIADCVSRSYDIANMRFGAVGAGRIGFAVLKRLKAFDCELHYTQRTRLPEDVEKEYGLIFHKTPEDMAPHVDIISAHLPLYPATRHLFNEKLFSKMNRGTYLINCSRGELVDMDALAKAQKEGKIAAYAGDVWFPQPAPADHPWRTMPFNGMTPHMSGTSLTAQARYTSITHEILKNFLTDKPIPEDYYIVKGHELSGTGAKSYQL